Proteins encoded in a region of the Oncorhynchus clarkii lewisi isolate Uvic-CL-2024 unplaced genomic scaffold, UVic_Ocla_1.0 unplaced_contig_359_pilon_pilon, whole genome shotgun sequence genome:
- the LOC139394334 gene encoding uncharacterized protein isoform X1, with translation MSSLNFSPPVKEEEVCWTEKEGLWLNHVVKEEEEEEAVTIQKQVEGETVAVKEEEKDVSVKEEEYEFRVKEEEDDVTVKEEEMEVTVKEEKDEFRVTEEEEEVTEEEEEDEFRVTEEEVTEEEEEVDAPLRASCRAVSQLGTATPTTARGGRGLPNASPGANYLPSRTPTPPDVTGRPKISPRTTATRDTVCSPRYHPEGEDAVFGVKEEEGEITGTLVEEEETGDLINSKRTPVRSAVRSCPLCPKVVVGFSQHLRHTHNVRNTEERILLCNWQSGRVNIRQEPCPVTGCSTHVSRLDRHMESHTELDRSQRRRALEELRRRLTMERLATLRASNPVVPLATHLDIVEWETKQEEEDNSLDSLLSPLEEDEEDVSCRDYSCHCQVPILRLRKALQERDEALTKRSATIQSVREDNLKLTSELNRARKRYQLLKRQKTSVSARSANARSAKTRSAKRSRFQTEPSRPASDTEQEELQRDQVVGSGAQIEEATALRSSSQTPFPGSALSVFIGGFRKICEGPSPNNKLKQNCAVKLKMVQQFLKFMAKDEKYPSPLSFLADQDNMRRWFQTLQQNKAVAMVNHYTSTIGAFLQYAEETPPPGCRLTKNHWKEINRAMKEINKSVKGAVSNKEGKGVSIKSLLECQSLAKDKIPQVLKTLAETMTQRNQNRFYGFLCAYFTSMYGHSPGLYRNMMVKEVEEVQRGLSGTCLINVGNAKQMQTRIQMSLTKEEYSWFSDFLKFKHCLPGGKKAQYFFFNSTNTEIKNLPVYLREAWKEMGLPGSPTFTDLRTSIFSHVKNVVPNADGETLSDFVRHDSRTEAKRYAVNPSNAGETSAFLEKAVKGEDTAPRAPQRTSHPPPESRRRERTSPSGAPPLKRPRCSTRSLARPPGRRSRNGRPDKK, from the exons ATGAGCTCACTAAACTTCTCTCCtcctgttaaagaagaggaggtctgctggacggagaaagagggTCTGTGGCTGAACCAtgtcgtgaaagaggaggaggaagaggaggctgttacaatacaaaaacaagtagagggtgagACTGTTGccgtgaaagaggaagagaaagacgtttcagttAAAGAAGAGGAATACgagttcagagtgaaagaggaagaggatgatgttACGGTAAAAGAAGAGGAGATGGaagttacagtgaaagaagagaaagacgagttcagagtgacagaggaagaggaggaggttactgaggaggaagaggaagacgagttcagagtgacagaggaggaggttactgaggaggaagaggaagtggatgcaccattgagagcatcctgtcgggctgtatcacagcttgGTACGGCAACGCCCACAACTGCCAGAGGGGGgcgcggtctgcccaacgcatcaccgggggcaaactacctgccctccaggacacctacaccacccgatgtcacaggaaggccaaaaatatcaccaaggacaacagccacccgagacactgtctgttcaccccgctatcatccagaaggcgag gATGCAGTGTttggagtgaaggaggaggagggagagataactGGTACgttggtggaagaggaggagaccgGAGACCTGATTAACTCCA AGAGAACTCCGGTGCGCTCTGCAGTGCGTTCCTGTCCGCTTTGCCCTAAGGTTGTGGTTGGCTTCAGTCAGCACCTGAGGCACACACACAATGTGAGGAACACGGAGGAGAGGATCCTCCTTTGTAATTGGCAGTCGGGCCGTGTCAACATCAGGCAGGAGCCGTGCCCAGTGACAGGATGCTCCACCCATGTCAGCAGGCTGGACCGGCACATGGAGTCGCACACAGAGCTCGACAGATCGCAGAGGAGACGGGCTTTAGAGGAACTCAGGAGACGGCTGACCATGGAGCGGCTGGCCACGTTGAGGGCGTCCAACCCTGTCGTCCCGCTGGCCACCCATTTGGATATTGTGGAGTGGGAAACaaagcaggaagaggaggacaacTCTTTAGATTCACTGCTGTCTCCTttggaagaggatgaggaggacgtGAGCTGCAGAGATTATTCCTGCCACTGCCAGGTGCCCATCCTGAGGCTACGGAAAGCTTTGCAAGAGCGGGATGAGGCCCTGACCAAGAGAAGTGCGACCATCCAATCCGTTAGAGAGGACAACCTGAAGCTGACCTCGGAACTGAATAGAGCGAGGAAGAGGTATCAGCTACTGAAAAGGCAGAAGACGAGTGTCAGCGCGAGGTCGGCAAACGCAAGGTCAGCGAAGACGAGGTCAGCGAAGAGGTCCAGGTTTCAGACCGAGCCATCTCGTCCTGCGTCAGACACAGAACAAGAGGAGCTACAGCGGGACCAAGTCGTGGGTTCAGGAGCCCAGATAGAGGAGGCCACGGCGCTCAGATCTAGCAGCCAAACTCCCTTCCCGGGCTCTGCTCTGA GTGTGTTTATAGGGGGGTTCAGGAAGATCTGTGAAGGCCCCAGTCCAAACAATAAGCTGAAGCAAAATTGTGCCGTGAAGCTCAAGATGGTGCAACAATTTTTGAAGTTCATGGCGAAGGATGAGAAATATCCATCCCCTCTCAGTTTCCTGGCAGACCAGGACAACATGAGGAG atggTTTCAGACCCTTCAGCAGAACAAGGCCGTCGCCATGGTCAACCACTACACCTCGACTATCGGTGCATTTCTCCAATACGCCGAGGAGACCCCTCCGCCTGGCTGCCGGCTGACCAAAAACCACTGGAAGGAGATCAACCGGgcaatgaaggagatcaacaagTCCGTGAAAGGAGCCGTCTCCAACAAGGAAGGCAAGGGGGTGTCTATAAAGAGCCTGCTGGAGTGCCAGTCTCTTGCCAAGGACAAGATCCCCCAAGTGCTGA AAACCTTGGCAGAAACAATGACACAGAGGAACCAGAACCGGTTTTACGGATTCCTGTGTGCCTATTTCACCTCCATGTACGGCCACAGCCCGGGCCTTTATAGAAACATGATggtgaaggaggtggaggaggtccaGCGTGGCCTGTCTGGGACCTGTCTGATCAAC GTGGGAAACGCAAAACAAATGCAAACCAGGATCCAGATGTCGCTGACCAAAGAGGAGTACTCTTGGTTTTCAGACTTCCTGAAATTCAAGCACTGCCTGCCAGGGGGAAAGAAAGCCCAGTACTTCTTTTTCAATTCCACCAACACTGAGATCAAGAACCTGCCCGTCTACCTGAGGGAGGCGTGGAAGGAGATGGGCCTGCCTGGAAGCCCTACCTTCACTGACCTGCGGACTTCCATCTTCAGTCAT GTTAAAAACGTTGTCCCGAATGCCGACGGGGAAACGTTGTCCGACTTCGTGCGCCACGACAGCCGGACGGAAGCCAAACGTTACGCGGTGAATCCTTCCAACGCCGGTGAAACCAGCGCCTTCCTGGAGAAGGCGGTGAAGGGAGAAGATACCGCACCGCGGGCGCCGCAGAGAACCAGCCATCCACCTCCAGAAAGCAGGAGACGAGAGAGGACGTCTCCAAGCGGAGCACCACCCCTGAAGAGACCGAGGTGCAGTACTAGGAGTCTGGCACGTCCGccggggaggaggagcaggaacgGACGGCCAGACAAAAAATAA
- the LOC139394334 gene encoding uncharacterized protein isoform X3 yields MSSLNFSPPVKEEEVCWTEKEGLWLNHVVKEEEEEEAVTIQKQVEGETVAVKEEEKDVSVKEEEYEFRVKEEEDDVTVKEEEMEVTVKEEKDEFRVTEEEEEVTEEEEEDEFRVTEEEVTEEEEEVDAPLRASCRAVSQLGTATPTTARGGRGLPNASPGANYLPSRTPTPPDVTGRPKISPRTTATRDTVCSPRYHPEGEDAVFGVKEEEGEITERTPVRSAVRSCPLCPKVVVGFSQHLRHTHNVRNTEERILLCNWQSGRVNIRQEPCPVTGCSTHVSRLDRHMESHTELDRSQRRRALEELRRRLTMERLATLRASNPVVPLATHLDIVEWETKQEEEDNSLDSLLSPLEEDEEDVSCRDYSCHCQVPILRLRKALQERDEALTKRSATIQSVREDNLKLTSELNRARKRYQLLKRQKTSVSARSANARSAKTRSAKRSRFQTEPSRPASDTEQEELQRDQVVGSGAQIEEATALRSSSQTPFPGSALSVFIEGFRKICEGPSPNNKLKQNCAVKLKMVQQFLKFMAKDEKYPSPLSFLADQDNMRRWFQTLQQNKAVAMVNHYTSTIGAFLQYAEETPPPGCRLTKNHWKEINRAMKEINKSVKGAVSNKEGKGVSIKSLLECQSLAKDKIPQVLKTLAETMTQRNQNRFYGFLCAYFTSMYGHSPGLYRNMMVKEVEEVQRGLSGTCLINVGNAKQMQTRIQMSLTKEEYSWFSDFLKFKHCLPGGKKAQYFFFNSTNTEIKNLPVYLREAWKEMGLPGSPTFTDLRTSIFSHVKNVVPNADGETLSDFVRHDSRTEAKRYAVNPSNAGETSAFLEKAVKGEDTAPRAPQRTSHPPPESRRRERTSPSGAPPLKRPRCSTRSLARPPGRRSRNGRPDKK; encoded by the exons ATGAGCTCACTAAACTTCTCTCCtcctgttaaagaagaggaggtctgctggacggagaaagagggTCTGTGGCTGAACCAtgtcgtgaaagaggaggaggaagaggaggctgttacaatacaaaaacaagtagagggtgagACTGTTGccgtgaaagaggaagagaaagacgtttcagttAAAGAAGAGGAATACgagttcagagtgaaagaggaagaggatgatgttACGGTAAAAGAAGAGGAGATGGaagttacagtgaaagaagagaaagacgagttcagagtgacagaggaagaggaggaggttactgaggaggaagaggaagacgagttcagagtgacagaggaggaggttactgaggaggaagaggaagtggatgcaccattgagagcatcctgtcgggctgtatcacagcttgGTACGGCAACGCCCACAACTGCCAGAGGGGGgcgcggtctgcccaacgcatcaccgggggcaaactacctgccctccaggacacctacaccacccgatgtcacaggaaggccaaaaatatcaccaaggacaacagccacccgagacactgtctgttcaccccgctatcatccagaaggcgag gATGCAGTGTttggagtgaaggaggaggagggagagataactG AGAGAACTCCGGTGCGCTCTGCAGTGCGTTCCTGTCCGCTTTGCCCTAAGGTTGTGGTTGGCTTCAGTCAGCACCTGAGGCACACACACAATGTGAGGAACACGGAGGAGAGGATCCTCCTTTGTAATTGGCAGTCGGGCCGTGTCAACATCAGGCAGGAGCCGTGCCCAGTGACAGGATGCTCCACCCATGTCAGCAGGCTGGACCGGCACATGGAGTCGCACACAGAGCTCGACAGATCGCAGAGGAGACGGGCTTTAGAGGAACTCAGGAGACGGCTGACCATGGAGCGGCTGGCCACGTTGAGGGCGTCCAACCCTGTCGTCCCGCTGGCCACCCATTTGGATATTGTGGAGTGGGAAACaaagcaggaagaggaggacaacTCTTTAGATTCACTGCTGTCTCCTttggaagaggatgaggaggacgtGAGCTGCAGAGATTATTCCTGCCACTGCCAGGTGCCCATCCTGAGGCTACGGAAAGCTTTGCAAGAGCGGGATGAGGCCCTGACCAAGAGAAGTGCGACCATCCAATCCGTTAGAGAGGACAACCTGAAGCTGACCTCGGAACTGAATAGAGCGAGGAAGAGGTATCAGCTACTGAAAAGGCAGAAGACGAGTGTCAGCGCGAGGTCGGCAAACGCAAGGTCAGCGAAGACGAGGTCAGCGAAGAGGTCCAGGTTTCAGACCGAGCCATCTCGTCCTGCGTCAGACACAGAACAAGAGGAGCTACAGCGGGACCAAGTCGTGGGTTCAGGAGCCCAGATAGAGGAGGCCACGGCGCTCAGATCTAGCAGCCAAACTCCCTTCCCGGGCTCTGCTCTGA GTGTGTTTATAGAGGGGTTCAGGAAGATCTGTGAAG GCCCCAGTCCAAACAATAAGCTGAAGCAAAATTGTGCCGTGAAGCTCAAGATGGTGCAACAATTTTTGAAGTTCATGGCGAAGGATGAGAAATATCCATCCCCTCTCAGTTTCCTGGCAGACCAGGACAACATGAGGAG atggTTTCAGACCCTTCAGCAGAACAAGGCCGTCGCCATGGTCAACCACTACACCTCGACTATCGGTGCATTTCTCCAATACGCCGAGGAGACCCCTCCGCCTGGCTGCCGGCTGACCAAAAACCACTGGAAGGAGATCAACCGGgcaatgaaggagatcaacaagTCCGTGAAAGGAGCCGTCTCCAACAAGGAAGGCAAGGGGGTGTCTATAAAGAGCCTGCTGGAGTGCCAGTCTCTTGCCAAGGACAAGATCCCCCAAGTGCTGA AAACCTTGGCAGAAACAATGACACAGAGGAACCAGAACCGGTTTTACGGATTCCTGTGTGCCTATTTCACCTCCATGTACGGCCACAGCCCGGGCCTTTATAGAAACATGATggtgaaggaggtggaggaggtccaGCGTGGCCTGTCTGGGACCTGTCTGATCAAC GTGGGAAACGCAAAACAAATGCAAACCAGGATCCAGATGTCGCTGACCAAAGAGGAGTACTCTTGGTTTTCAGACTTCCTGAAATTCAAGCACTGCCTGCCAGGGGGAAAGAAAGCCCAGTACTTCTTTTTCAATTCCACCAACACTGAGATCAAGAACCTGCCCGTCTACCTGAGGGAGGCGTGGAAGGAGATGGGCCTGCCTGGAAGCCCTACCTTCACTGACCTGCGGACTTCCATCTTCAGTCAT GTTAAAAACGTTGTCCCGAATGCCGACGGGGAAACGTTGTCCGACTTCGTGCGCCACGACAGCCGGACGGAAGCCAAACGTTACGCGGTGAATCCTTCCAACGCCGGTGAAACCAGCGCCTTCCTGGAGAAGGCGGTGAAGGGAGAAGATACCGCACCGCGGGCGCCGCAGAGAACCAGCCATCCACCTCCAGAAAGCAGGAGACGAGAGAGGACGTCTCCAAGCGGAGCACCACCCCTGAAGAGACCGAGGTGCAGTACTAGGAGTCTGGCACGTCCGccggggaggaggagcaggaacgGACGGCCAGACAAAAAATAA
- the LOC139394334 gene encoding uncharacterized protein isoform X2, whose product MSSLNFSPPVKEEEVCWTEKEGLWLNHVVKEEEEEEAVTIQKQVEGETVAVKEEEKDVSVKEEEYEFRVKEEEDDVTVKEEEMEVTVKEEKDEFRVTEEEEEVTEEEEEDEFRVTEEEVTEEEEEVDAPLRASCRAVSQLGTATPTTARGGRGLPNASPGANYLPSRTPTPPDVTGRPKISPRTTATRDTVCSPRYHPEGEDAVFGVKEEEGEITGTLVEEEETGDLINSKRTPVRSAVRSCPLCPKVVVGFSQHLRHTHNVRNTEERILLCNWQSGRVNIRQEPCPVTGCSTHVSRLDRHMESHTELDRSQRRRALEELRRRLTMERLATLRASNPVVPLATHLDIVEWETKQEEEDNSLDSLLSPLEEDEEDVSCRDYSCHCQVPILRLRKALQERDEALTKRSATIQSVREDNLKLTSELNRARKRYQLLKRQKTSVSARSANARSAKTRSAKRSRFQTEPSRPASDTEQEELQRDQVVGSGAQIEEATALRSSSQTPFPGSALSVFIEGFRKICEGPSPNNKLKQNCAVKLKMVQQFLKFMAKDEKYPSPLSFLADQDNMRRWFQTLQQNKAVAMVNHYTSTIGAFLQYAEETPPPGCRLTKNHWKEINRAMKEINKSVKGAVSNKEGKGVSIKSLLECQSLAKDKIPQVLKTLAETMTQRNQNRFYGFLCAYFTSMYGHSPGLYRNMMVKEVEEVQRGLSGTCLINVGNAKQMQTRIQMSLTKEEYSWFSDFLKFKHCLPGGKKAQYFFFNSTNTEIKNLPVYLREAWKEMGLPGSPTFTDLRTSIFSHVKNVVPNADGETLSDFVRHDSRTEAKRYAVNPSNAGETSAFLEKAVKGEDTAPRAPQRTSHPPPESRRRERTSPSGAPPLKRPRCSTRSLARPPGRRSRNGRPDKK is encoded by the exons ATGAGCTCACTAAACTTCTCTCCtcctgttaaagaagaggaggtctgctggacggagaaagagggTCTGTGGCTGAACCAtgtcgtgaaagaggaggaggaagaggaggctgttacaatacaaaaacaagtagagggtgagACTGTTGccgtgaaagaggaagagaaagacgtttcagttAAAGAAGAGGAATACgagttcagagtgaaagaggaagaggatgatgttACGGTAAAAGAAGAGGAGATGGaagttacagtgaaagaagagaaagacgagttcagagtgacagaggaagaggaggaggttactgaggaggaagaggaagacgagttcagagtgacagaggaggaggttactgaggaggaagaggaagtggatgcaccattgagagcatcctgtcgggctgtatcacagcttgGTACGGCAACGCCCACAACTGCCAGAGGGGGgcgcggtctgcccaacgcatcaccgggggcaaactacctgccctccaggacacctacaccacccgatgtcacaggaaggccaaaaatatcaccaaggacaacagccacccgagacactgtctgttcaccccgctatcatccagaaggcgag gATGCAGTGTttggagtgaaggaggaggagggagagataactGGTACgttggtggaagaggaggagaccgGAGACCTGATTAACTCCA AGAGAACTCCGGTGCGCTCTGCAGTGCGTTCCTGTCCGCTTTGCCCTAAGGTTGTGGTTGGCTTCAGTCAGCACCTGAGGCACACACACAATGTGAGGAACACGGAGGAGAGGATCCTCCTTTGTAATTGGCAGTCGGGCCGTGTCAACATCAGGCAGGAGCCGTGCCCAGTGACAGGATGCTCCACCCATGTCAGCAGGCTGGACCGGCACATGGAGTCGCACACAGAGCTCGACAGATCGCAGAGGAGACGGGCTTTAGAGGAACTCAGGAGACGGCTGACCATGGAGCGGCTGGCCACGTTGAGGGCGTCCAACCCTGTCGTCCCGCTGGCCACCCATTTGGATATTGTGGAGTGGGAAACaaagcaggaagaggaggacaacTCTTTAGATTCACTGCTGTCTCCTttggaagaggatgaggaggacgtGAGCTGCAGAGATTATTCCTGCCACTGCCAGGTGCCCATCCTGAGGCTACGGAAAGCTTTGCAAGAGCGGGATGAGGCCCTGACCAAGAGAAGTGCGACCATCCAATCCGTTAGAGAGGACAACCTGAAGCTGACCTCGGAACTGAATAGAGCGAGGAAGAGGTATCAGCTACTGAAAAGGCAGAAGACGAGTGTCAGCGCGAGGTCGGCAAACGCAAGGTCAGCGAAGACGAGGTCAGCGAAGAGGTCCAGGTTTCAGACCGAGCCATCTCGTCCTGCGTCAGACACAGAACAAGAGGAGCTACAGCGGGACCAAGTCGTGGGTTCAGGAGCCCAGATAGAGGAGGCCACGGCGCTCAGATCTAGCAGCCAAACTCCCTTCCCGGGCTCTGCTCTGA GTGTGTTTATAGAGGGGTTCAGGAAGATCTGTGAAG GCCCCAGTCCAAACAATAAGCTGAAGCAAAATTGTGCCGTGAAGCTCAAGATGGTGCAACAATTTTTGAAGTTCATGGCGAAGGATGAGAAATATCCATCCCCTCTCAGTTTCCTGGCAGACCAGGACAACATGAGGAG atggTTTCAGACCCTTCAGCAGAACAAGGCCGTCGCCATGGTCAACCACTACACCTCGACTATCGGTGCATTTCTCCAATACGCCGAGGAGACCCCTCCGCCTGGCTGCCGGCTGACCAAAAACCACTGGAAGGAGATCAACCGGgcaatgaaggagatcaacaagTCCGTGAAAGGAGCCGTCTCCAACAAGGAAGGCAAGGGGGTGTCTATAAAGAGCCTGCTGGAGTGCCAGTCTCTTGCCAAGGACAAGATCCCCCAAGTGCTGA AAACCTTGGCAGAAACAATGACACAGAGGAACCAGAACCGGTTTTACGGATTCCTGTGTGCCTATTTCACCTCCATGTACGGCCACAGCCCGGGCCTTTATAGAAACATGATggtgaaggaggtggaggaggtccaGCGTGGCCTGTCTGGGACCTGTCTGATCAAC GTGGGAAACGCAAAACAAATGCAAACCAGGATCCAGATGTCGCTGACCAAAGAGGAGTACTCTTGGTTTTCAGACTTCCTGAAATTCAAGCACTGCCTGCCAGGGGGAAAGAAAGCCCAGTACTTCTTTTTCAATTCCACCAACACTGAGATCAAGAACCTGCCCGTCTACCTGAGGGAGGCGTGGAAGGAGATGGGCCTGCCTGGAAGCCCTACCTTCACTGACCTGCGGACTTCCATCTTCAGTCAT GTTAAAAACGTTGTCCCGAATGCCGACGGGGAAACGTTGTCCGACTTCGTGCGCCACGACAGCCGGACGGAAGCCAAACGTTACGCGGTGAATCCTTCCAACGCCGGTGAAACCAGCGCCTTCCTGGAGAAGGCGGTGAAGGGAGAAGATACCGCACCGCGGGCGCCGCAGAGAACCAGCCATCCACCTCCAGAAAGCAGGAGACGAGAGAGGACGTCTCCAAGCGGAGCACCACCCCTGAAGAGACCGAGGTGCAGTACTAGGAGTCTGGCACGTCCGccggggaggaggagcaggaacgGACGGCCAGACAAAAAATAA